One window from the genome of Streptococcus halotolerans encodes:
- a CDS encoding SIS domain-containing protein, whose protein sequence is MFQLSIEELDKLGAAITTREIKQQPELWLEAFEHYEQQKDAIDTFLEDVLAASNGQPVKVIFTGAGTSEYVGNSIASYLQTKGDREHFLFSSVATTDIVAAPHYYFYPEDTVLLVSFARSGNSPESLAAVDLATQFIDNIFHLSITCAEDGQLAKVAKKQDNHYLLLQPSRSNDAGFAMTGSFSCMMLSALLVFDQSLSDDVKKGYVKTAAKLAETVIEREAELQALVDVDFNRVVYIGSGSLSGLTREAQLKLLELTAGKIVTVFDSSMGFRHGPKSFVNEKTIVIGFVNNHPYVRQYDLDILEEVYEDHIAAKTLALIQGDGSAFSGDAFTFAVHELLPDAYLALPYIVVAQTIALLSSIKVNNLPDTPSATGTVNRVVKGVTIHDYKQ, encoded by the coding sequence ATGTTTCAATTATCTATAGAAGAATTAGACAAATTAGGTGCTGCTATCACGACACGTGAAATTAAGCAGCAGCCAGAACTATGGCTAGAAGCTTTTGAACATTATGAGCAACAAAAAGACGCCATTGACACCTTTTTGGAGGATGTTCTAGCTGCAAGCAATGGCCAGCCAGTAAAAGTCATTTTCACAGGAGCCGGTACATCGGAATACGTTGGTAATAGCATTGCTAGCTACTTGCAAACTAAGGGAGATCGTGAACACTTTCTGTTCTCAAGTGTTGCTACGACCGATATTGTCGCGGCACCGCACTATTATTTTTACCCTGAAGATACCGTTTTATTAGTATCCTTTGCTCGAAGTGGTAATAGTCCCGAAAGCTTGGCTGCGGTAGATTTAGCCACTCAATTCATTGATAATATTTTCCATCTCAGCATTACATGCGCTGAAGATGGCCAGCTAGCAAAAGTAGCCAAAAAACAGGACAATCATTACTTGTTATTACAACCAAGTCGTTCCAATGATGCTGGTTTTGCTATGACAGGAAGTTTTTCTTGCATGATGTTGTCAGCTTTATTAGTGTTTGATCAGTCTTTGTCTGATGATGTCAAAAAAGGCTATGTTAAAACAGCAGCCAAGTTAGCCGAAACGGTTATTGAACGTGAGGCAGAATTACAGGCCTTGGTTGATGTGGACTTTAATCGCGTTGTTTATATCGGTTCAGGTAGCTTATCAGGTCTAACTAGGGAAGCACAATTGAAGCTTCTAGAATTAACAGCGGGGAAAATTGTAACCGTTTTTGATTCTTCGATGGGTTTCCGACATGGTCCTAAATCTTTTGTTAATGAGAAGACCATTGTGATTGGATTTGTTAATAATCATCCCTATGTTCGGCAGTACGATTTGGATATTTTAGAAGAAGTCTATGAAGATCATATTGCCGCTAAGACCTTGGCACTTATCCAAGGAGATGGGTCAGCCTTTTCAGGGGATGCTTTTACATTTGCTGTCCATGAGCTATTGCCAGATGCTTATCTAGCCTTGCCATATATTGTTGTGGCTCAAACGATTGCCTTGTTATCGTCGATTAAAGTAAACAATCTTCCTGATACCCCGTCTGCCACAGGAACAGTTAACCGTGTCGTTAAGGGTGTGACGATTCATGATTATAAACAGTAG
- a CDS encoding toxic anion resistance protein — protein MAEFNFDIDKIANSTVAKTDKTTEIIAADSETSTGQIAFLEKLTPEQRSAIQAKAPALVDAFIDDQNYLLDFGTSAVEEVNKTVNHILSEQKKLEIPQVDDLLAATNRELNGFIAKYKDVKPAELEKKPNFIEKIFNKSKSSLQEFYFDSKNIEQKMDSMAATVVKQEETLARNIVSAEMLIEDNTESIENLVGVIAFLEATQNEGAKRAAKLQKQVALLDNADPEFHAKTEELARMTEVINTLEQQHTEYISRLYVAWTTTPQMRNLVKVSSDMRQKLGMLRRNTIPTMKLSIAQLGMLQQSVKSGATADAIVNANNAALEMLAQTSKEAIPALERSAQSPTMSIESVTALAESLVEQNNGIIAAIDNGRKQRAQLETAIVKSAETINDSVKLRDQKIVQALLNEGKEVQKDVEAEEITPDNQ, from the coding sequence ATGGCTGAATTTAATTTTGACATTGATAAAATTGCTAATAGTACTGTCGCTAAAACAGATAAGACCACCGAAATTATCGCTGCTGATTCAGAAACAAGCACAGGACAAATAGCCTTCTTAGAGAAATTGACACCTGAGCAGCGATCGGCTATCCAAGCCAAAGCTCCTGCTCTTGTCGATGCTTTTATAGATGACCAAAATTACCTGCTAGACTTTGGTACTTCTGCTGTCGAAGAGGTCAACAAGACTGTTAATCACATCCTCTCTGAACAGAAAAAACTCGAAATTCCACAAGTAGATGATTTACTTGCTGCGACTAATCGTGAACTCAACGGCTTTATCGCTAAATACAAAGACGTCAAACCTGCTGAATTAGAGAAAAAGCCAAACTTTATCGAAAAGATTTTCAATAAAAGCAAATCCAGCTTACAGGAATTCTACTTCGACTCAAAAAATATTGAACAAAAAATGGATAGCATGGCTGCCACTGTCGTCAAGCAAGAAGAAACCTTGGCGCGTAATATCGTGTCTGCTGAAATGCTAATTGAAGACAATACCGAATCGATCGAAAATTTAGTCGGTGTCATTGCCTTCTTAGAAGCTACTCAGAACGAGGGAGCCAAACGTGCTGCCAAACTACAAAAGCAAGTGGCTCTATTAGACAATGCTGATCCAGAATTCCATGCTAAGACAGAAGAATTGGCCCGCATGACTGAAGTTATCAATACTTTAGAACAACAACACACTGAGTATATCAGCCGTCTCTACGTGGCTTGGACGACAACACCTCAGATGCGTAACCTGGTCAAAGTGTCATCAGACATGCGTCAAAAACTCGGCATGCTCCGGCGCAACACCATTCCAACCATGAAGCTCTCAATCGCCCAATTGGGGATGTTGCAACAATCCGTTAAATCCGGCGCAACTGCAGATGCCATTGTTAATGCTAATAATGCCGCTCTTGAAATGTTGGCACAAACCAGCAAAGAAGCCATCCCTGCCCTTGAACGCTCCGCCCAAAGCCCAACCATGTCTATCGAATCAGTCACCGCATTAGCTGAAAGTCTAGTTGAACAAAATAATGGCATTATTGCTGCCATCGACAACGGTCGCAAGCAAAGGGCTCAACTCGAAACAGCTATCGTCAAATCAGCTGAAACGATCAATGATTCTGTCAAACTTCGCGACCAAAAGATTGTCCAAGCCCTCCTTAACGAAGGGAAAGAAGTGCAAAAAGACGTCGAAGCAGAAGAGATCACACCAGATAACCAGTAA
- a CDS encoding ATP-binding cassette domain-containing protein, with protein MFNICELSQSFKSDNILNGITCTFPDSEISIIVGTNGCGKTTFLNVLAQMIPYSTGEIICNGYKIGSKEYKEQIFYIPSDFYLPEYMTGIEYLTFILKHYKNANYNQIDILLEIFDLKEFKDVLLEKYSFGMKKKIQIIAAFCSGTPYILADEVFSGLDFDTALLLEELLNFQKRYRSFVIVSHDMNTLNRFSNNIYIMSKGCLLPYKGLSQDIKNIIKQIGQTGEKFDKLQKYMGDFNTFY; from the coding sequence ATGTTTAATATATGTGAATTAAGCCAATCATTTAAGAGTGATAACATTTTAAATGGAATTACCTGTACATTTCCAGATTCTGAAATCAGCATTATTGTTGGAACGAATGGATGTGGTAAAACAACGTTTTTGAACGTCCTAGCACAGATGATCCCGTACAGTACAGGAGAAATTATTTGTAACGGTTACAAAATTGGAAGTAAAGAATATAAAGAGCAGATATTTTATATCCCATCGGACTTTTATTTACCAGAATATATGACTGGCATTGAATACTTGACTTTTATTTTGAAACATTATAAGAATGCTAATTATAATCAAATCGATATATTACTGGAAATTTTTGATTTGAAAGAATTTAAAGACGTCTTATTAGAAAAATATTCTTTCGGAATGAAAAAGAAAATTCAAATTATTGCAGCTTTTTGTTCGGGAACTCCTTACATTTTAGCGGATGAAGTATTTAGTGGATTGGATTTTGATACAGCTCTATTACTAGAAGAATTATTGAATTTTCAAAAAAGATACAGAAGTTTTGTAATAGTGTCTCACGATATGAATACTCTTAATCGTTTCTCTAACAATATCTATATAATGTCCAAAGGATGCTTGTTACCTTATAAGGGACTAAGTCAGGATATTAAGAACATAATTAAACAAATAGGACAAACTGGTGAAAAATTTGATAAATTACAAAAATATATGGGAGATTTTAACACTTTTTATTAA
- a CDS encoding GntR family transcriptional regulator has protein sequence MTTNKPLYLKMVDTLELAIRDSMSPHDKLPSERELSETFDVSRITVRQALKELEARGFIYKKQGKGTFVSSIENVKTDLSSAYSFTEQMKKLGKKPETRILSFEKVQVTPYLATYLNMELGTEVFELERLRLADGLPLMFERTYMPAELFKDLSKEELPRKPLYDIFAQDFNQTIRVAEEEFSASIALDYEADLLDIKKGSAVLQIARRTYNDKNMLIEFTLSTARADQFRYHITHQPS, from the coding sequence ATGACAACTAATAAACCTTTGTATCTAAAAATGGTAGATACTCTTGAATTAGCGATCAGAGATTCAATGTCGCCACATGATAAACTACCATCTGAGCGTGAACTTAGTGAGACCTTTGATGTTAGCCGGATTACGGTTCGTCAAGCGTTGAAGGAACTGGAAGCGAGAGGGTTTATCTATAAGAAGCAAGGTAAGGGGACTTTTGTTTCTAGCATTGAGAACGTTAAGACAGACTTATCGTCTGCTTATAGTTTTACAGAACAGATGAAAAAGTTAGGGAAGAAACCTGAAACAAGAATTTTGTCCTTTGAAAAAGTGCAGGTAACCCCCTATCTAGCCACCTATCTCAATATGGAACTAGGCACTGAGGTGTTTGAGTTAGAACGTTTGAGGTTGGCAGATGGCTTACCTCTCATGTTTGAAAGAACTTACATGCCTGCCGAACTCTTTAAGGATTTGTCTAAGGAAGAATTACCCCGAAAACCTCTTTATGATATTTTTGCACAAGATTTTAATCAAACGATTCGAGTTGCTGAGGAGGAATTTTCAGCTAGTATTGCCTTAGATTATGAGGCTGATCTGTTAGACATTAAAAAAGGTTCAGCTGTTTTGCAGATAGCACGGCGAACTTACAATGATAAGAATATGCTGATTGAGTTTACCTTAAGTACTGCACGTGCCGATCAATTTCGTTATCACATTACTCATCAACCATCTTAG
- the dusB gene encoding tRNA dihydrouridine synthase DusB: MTKLNSSFMIGNVEIPHRTVLAPMAGVTNSAFRTIAKEFGAGLVVMEMISEKGLLYNNEKTLHMLHIDENEHPMSIQLFGGDAEGLKRAADFIQANTKADIVDINMGCPVNKVVKNEAGAKWLKDPDKIYHIVSEVTSVLDIPLTVKMRTGWSDSSLAVENALAAESAGVSALAMHGRTREQMYRGHCDHETLARVSKAITKIPFIGNGDVKTVHDATFMIEEIGVDAVMVGRAAMNNPYIFTQINHFFETGEELPDLPFAKKLDIAEDHLKRLVELKGEMIAVREFRGLAPHYLRGTAGAAKVRGAVSRAESFQEVQDLFNTIR; encoded by the coding sequence GTGACAAAGCTTAATTCATCCTTTATGATTGGAAACGTCGAAATCCCGCATCGTACGGTCTTAGCACCTATGGCAGGGGTCACTAACTCAGCCTTTCGTACCATCGCTAAGGAGTTCGGAGCAGGACTTGTTGTCATGGAGATGATTTCTGAAAAAGGATTACTCTACAACAATGAAAAGACCCTCCACATGCTCCACATTGACGAAAATGAACACCCAATGTCAATCCAGCTCTTCGGTGGTGATGCCGAAGGCCTAAAACGTGCCGCGGACTTCATCCAAGCCAACACCAAAGCTGATATTGTTGACATCAATATGGGGTGCCCAGTTAACAAGGTCGTCAAAAACGAAGCCGGTGCTAAATGGCTCAAAGATCCAGACAAGATTTACCACATCGTTAGCGAAGTGACATCTGTCCTTGATATTCCCCTAACTGTTAAAATGCGTACTGGCTGGTCCGATAGTTCACTCGCCGTGGAAAATGCCCTTGCTGCCGAGTCTGCTGGTGTCTCTGCTCTTGCTATGCATGGTCGTACGCGCGAACAAATGTACCGCGGACATTGTGACCACGAAACACTGGCTCGCGTCTCCAAAGCCATCACAAAAATTCCATTTATCGGCAATGGTGACGTCAAAACGGTTCATGATGCAACTTTTATGATTGAAGAAATCGGCGTTGATGCCGTTATGGTTGGTCGTGCCGCCATGAACAACCCGTACATCTTTACACAAATCAATCACTTCTTCGAAACCGGTGAAGAATTACCAGACTTACCCTTTGCTAAAAAATTAGACATCGCTGAAGACCACCTCAAGCGCCTAGTTGAGCTCAAAGGTGAGATGATTGCTGTCCGTGAATTCCGCGGACTTGCACCTCATTACTTGCGTGGTACAGCAGGCGCAGCTAAAGTCCGTGGCGCCGTCTCACGTGCAGAGAGCTTCCAAGAAGTTCAGGACTTATTTAATACCATTCGATAA
- a CDS encoding TlpA family protein disulfide reductase, giving the protein MKQFITILSAFLLGLSLIYYFVFSNSSKNEVFSIEQSRQFISPPINTTMAYLAKNKPGIYYFGFKRCPWCQELLPVLDEVLQEEKLSASAVDTKDKSFTKKHRTELEAIYKKYETGNLSVPFLIIIDKYGIISTHVGTLNNHDATKNKMTTEQKKKLKKILRKMVTN; this is encoded by the coding sequence ATGAAACAATTTATTACTATACTATCAGCTTTTTTGCTAGGGTTATCTTTAATTTATTATTTTGTATTTAGTAATTCCTCTAAAAACGAGGTCTTTTCTATCGAACAGTCTCGACAGTTTATTTCACCTCCAATCAATACTACGATGGCATACCTGGCTAAAAATAAGCCTGGTATTTACTATTTTGGATTTAAACGGTGTCCTTGGTGCCAAGAGCTCTTACCTGTCCTTGATGAAGTTTTACAAGAGGAAAAATTAAGTGCTTCTGCTGTTGATACCAAAGATAAAAGTTTCACTAAAAAACACCGAACAGAGTTAGAAGCTATATATAAGAAATATGAAACTGGGAATTTGTCTGTGCCATTTTTGATTATTATTGATAAATATGGCATTATTTCAACCCATGTAGGAACTCTCAATAACCATGATGCAACGAAAAATAAGATGACAACTGAACAGAAGAAGAAACTTAAGAAAATACTTAGAAAAATGGTTACAAACTAG
- the hslO gene encoding Hsp33 family molecular chaperone HslO — protein sequence MDKLIKSISESGAFRAYVLDSTETVKQAQINHQTLASSTVALGRTLIANQILAANQKGDSKITVKVIGNSSFGHIISVADTKGNVKGYIQNTGVDIKKTATGEVLVGPFMGSGQFVVIVDYGTGNPYTSTTPIVSGEIGEDLAFYLTESEQTPSAVGLNVLLDENDQVKVAGGFMLQVLPGATEEEISRYEQRIQNMPAISTLLESEDHIDALLSAIYGDEPYRRLSEETIGFNCDCSRHRFESALASLPIADLTDMKDKDHGAEIVCQFCGTKYRFNQDDLEAIIRDKA from the coding sequence ATGGATAAATTAATCAAATCGATTTCAGAATCAGGTGCCTTTAGGGCTTATGTCCTTGATAGCACCGAAACTGTTAAACAAGCACAAATAAACCACCAAACCCTAGCATCATCAACAGTTGCTCTTGGACGTACCCTCATTGCCAACCAAATCCTAGCTGCTAATCAAAAGGGGGATAGTAAAATCACCGTCAAAGTCATTGGCAACAGCTCTTTCGGCCATATCATCTCCGTAGCAGATACCAAAGGAAATGTTAAAGGCTATATCCAAAACACCGGCGTTGATATCAAGAAAACAGCCACTGGTGAAGTTCTTGTTGGTCCTTTCATGGGCTCTGGTCAATTCGTTGTCATCGTTGATTATGGTACTGGAAATCCCTACACATCAACAACACCTATCGTCTCAGGTGAAATCGGCGAAGACCTCGCTTTCTACCTAACAGAAAGTGAGCAAACTCCTTCTGCTGTGGGTCTCAATGTCCTCTTAGATGAGAACGACCAAGTCAAAGTAGCAGGGGGCTTCATGCTCCAGGTCCTTCCCGGTGCGACTGAGGAGGAAATCAGCCGCTACGAGCAGCGTATCCAAAACATGCCAGCCATTTCAACGCTCCTTGAATCCGAGGACCACATTGACGCCCTGCTATCAGCTATCTATGGTGATGAGCCGTATAGACGTCTGTCAGAAGAAACCATCGGTTTCAACTGCGATTGCTCGCGCCATCGTTTTGAGTCAGCTCTTGCTTCCCTACCAATCGCTGATTTAACAGACATGAAAGACAAAGACCACGGGGCTGAAATTGTTTGTCAGTTCTGTGGCACAAAATACCGATTTAACCAAGATGATTTGGAGGCAATTATCCGTGACAAAGCTTAA
- a CDS encoding adenylosuccinate synthase — protein sequence MTSVVVVGTQWGDEGKGKITDFLSADAEVIARYQGGDNAGHTIVIDGKKFKLHLIPSGIFFKEKISVIGNGVVVNPKSLVKELNYLHEEGVTTDNLRISDRAHVILPYHIKLDQLQEDAKGDNKIGTTIKGIGPAYMDKAARVGIRIADLLDKDIFAERLKTNLAEKNRLFEKMYESDPITFEEIFEEYYAYGQEIKQYVTDTSVILNDALDGGKRVLFEGAQGVMLDIDQGTYPFVTSSNPVAGGVTIGSGVGPSKINKVVGVCKAYTSRVGDGPFPTELFDTVGDRIREVGKEYGTTTGRPRRVGWFDSVVMRHSRRVSGITNLSLNSIDVLSGLDTVKICVAYDLDGERIDHYPASLEQLKRCKPIYEELPGWSEDITGVRSLEDLPENARHYVRRIGELVGVRISTFSVGPGREQTNIMESVWANS from the coding sequence ATGACATCTGTAGTTGTTGTTGGTACCCAATGGGGTGACGAAGGTAAAGGTAAAATCACGGATTTCTTGTCAGCGGATGCGGAAGTAATCGCTCGCTATCAGGGTGGTGATAATGCAGGCCACACAATCGTGATTGATGGAAAAAAATTCAAGTTGCACCTGATTCCGTCAGGAATTTTTTTCAAGGAAAAAATCTCAGTTATTGGTAATGGTGTGGTTGTTAATCCAAAATCTTTGGTTAAAGAATTGAACTACCTCCACGAAGAAGGTGTGACGACGGATAACCTTCGTATTTCAGATCGCGCTCATGTTATTCTTCCTTACCATATCAAGCTTGATCAACTTCAAGAAGATGCTAAAGGTGATAACAAAATCGGTACAACCATCAAAGGGATTGGCCCAGCTTACATGGATAAAGCTGCGCGTGTTGGGATTCGTATTGCAGATCTTTTAGACAAAGATATCTTTGCGGAGCGTCTTAAAACAAACTTGGCTGAGAAAAATCGTCTCTTTGAAAAAATGTATGAATCAGATCCGATTACCTTTGAGGAGATTTTTGAAGAATACTATGCTTATGGTCAGGAGATCAAGCAGTATGTTACAGACACATCAGTCATTCTTAATGATGCTTTAGATGGCGGCAAGCGTGTTCTTTTTGAAGGAGCGCAAGGTGTTATGTTGGATATTGACCAAGGAACATACCCATTTGTAACCTCATCAAACCCAGTTGCTGGTGGTGTGACTATTGGTTCAGGTGTCGGCCCATCTAAAATCAACAAAGTCGTTGGGGTATGTAAAGCCTACACCAGTCGCGTTGGTGATGGTCCTTTCCCAACAGAACTTTTTGACACAGTTGGTGACCGTATCCGTGAAGTTGGTAAAGAGTATGGTACAACTACTGGTCGCCCACGCCGTGTGGGATGGTTTGACTCTGTTGTTATGCGCCATAGCCGTCGTGTATCAGGGATTACCAATCTTTCACTTAACTCAATCGATGTCCTTTCAGGACTTGACACGGTTAAAATCTGTGTGGCTTACGACCTTGATGGTGAACGTATTGACCATTACCCAGCAAGTCTTGAGCAGCTCAAACGTTGTAAACCAATCTACGAAGAACTTCCAGGTTGGTCTGAAGATATCACTGGCGTTCGCAGTCTAGAAGATCTTCCTGAAAATGCTCGCCATTATGTTCGCCGAATTGGCGAATTAGTTGGTGTCCGTATCTCGACTTTCTCAGTAGGACCAGGACGTGAGCAAACTAATATCATGGAATCTGTTTGGGCTAATAGCTAA
- a CDS encoding PTS transporter subunit IIC, translated as MSFLKRKGVSLSPKAYLIDALSAMAQGLFASLLVGTILSTLGQLTGLSILTDVGHFASSVKGPAMALAIGYALQAPPLVLYSLLAVGQASDQLGGAGGPLAVYLISLVACEAGKLISKETKLDIIVTPLVTIVSGSFLALLMAPSIGKLAISLGSLIMWATDLQPFIMGMLVSIIVGMALTLPISSAAICAALGLTGLAGGAALAGCCAQMVGFAIMSFKANGFAGLIAQGLGTSMLQVPNILKKPIIWLPTIVTSAITGPLATIFFKLEMNGPAIASGMGTSGLVGQIGVYTGWLSDIATGQKAAITSFDWIGLGLISFVLPAVITWIISTLCQKAKLYTDKDLNLNL; from the coding sequence ATGTCATTCCTCAAACGAAAAGGGGTTAGTCTATCCCCAAAAGCCTACCTGATAGATGCCCTTTCTGCCATGGCTCAAGGACTATTTGCTTCGCTGTTAGTTGGCACAATCCTCTCTACCCTCGGTCAGTTGACGGGCCTTTCCATACTTACTGATGTTGGCCATTTTGCTTCCAGCGTCAAAGGCCCTGCAATGGCCCTGGCAATAGGCTACGCTCTTCAAGCACCGCCCCTAGTGCTTTATTCTCTACTTGCCGTTGGACAAGCTAGTGACCAATTAGGAGGTGCTGGCGGTCCCTTAGCCGTCTATCTGATTTCTCTTGTAGCTTGCGAAGCCGGTAAACTAATCAGCAAAGAAACCAAACTCGACATTATTGTTACCCCTTTGGTGACGATTGTATCAGGTAGTTTTCTAGCTCTTTTGATGGCACCAAGCATCGGAAAACTTGCTATTTCTTTAGGAAGTCTCATCATGTGGGCAACCGATTTACAGCCCTTTATCATGGGAATGCTGGTCTCTATCATTGTTGGCATGGCTTTGACACTTCCAATTAGCTCTGCCGCAATCTGTGCAGCACTTGGCCTCACAGGGTTAGCTGGTGGGGCTGCTTTGGCTGGCTGTTGTGCACAAATGGTCGGTTTTGCCATAATGTCTTTTAAAGCTAATGGTTTTGCAGGGTTAATTGCGCAAGGCTTAGGAACCTCAATGTTGCAAGTACCTAATATCCTTAAAAAACCTATCATTTGGTTACCCACAATTGTAACCTCTGCCATCACAGGTCCCTTAGCAACCATATTTTTCAAGCTAGAAATGAATGGACCCGCTATCGCTTCTGGCATGGGAACAAGCGGACTGGTCGGTCAAATTGGCGTCTATACAGGCTGGTTATCAGATATAGCCACTGGACAAAAAGCGGCCATCACCAGTTTTGACTGGATTGGTTTAGGACTCATCTCTTTTGTTCTACCAGCGGTAATCACTTGGATAATTTCCACTCTCTGCCAAAAGGCAAAACTATATACTGACAAGGATTTAAATCTCAACTTATAA